The sequence CCTGGGATTGTCCTCTATCATTTTCATCCACTTTGTTTTTATTATAATTACGTCTTCTAGCAGGACGAGTATAATTTGATTTCTTATCAAGATATTTACGATTTGACTTAATGGTATCAATACCATTTGTTCCATTATCTAACTCATTGTCTACTACTTTATTGTCTAGTACAACATTATTAACTTGTTGACTAACGACAACTTCCCCTTTATCAATTTTTACCGTTATATTTTTATTTAACTCACTGCTAGTTTCTAACTTATCAGATGTTTTCCATTTCTGCTTCTTCCTATTAGTATTTAAATTAGTAGGTGGCTCTTTACTAATCTTTTCTTCTTGATAATTAGAGGACTGATTTTGAATTAATGGTTTACTAGCAGTCCCGGCATGGCTAGATTTTTTTGGCAATTTTATTTTTTCAATTGAATAATTATCAGAAGTAGCAGACGAATCAACGTGAAAATTTAACTTTAAATTATATTTTTCTTCAATTAAAGCTATTTCTGAACGCTTATTATTCAGTAAATAAATAACTGAATGAATATTAGCAAAAATATTTACTAAATCGATATTTTCATTAAAAATTTCATTCTCTACCGTACGTAAAATTAACATAGCATTTGACTCATCAGCCCTAACAAGTCCTTTGCCGTTACAATAGGAACAAATCGATGAATTTGATTCCAAAAATGATGGTCTTAATCTTTGACGAGACATTTCAAGCAAACCAAATTGGCTAATATTAGCAGTTTGAATTCTTGCCCGATCCCTACTTAGAAACTCTTTAAAAGATCTTTCAATAATCCTACGATTTCTAGTATCATACATATCGATAAAATCAATAACCACTAAGCCTGATAAATCTCTTAATTTAATTTGTCTAGCAATTTCTCTGGCAGCTTCTAAGTTGGTCTTTAATGCCGTTTCTTCAATATTTCTTTCAGCAATTGCTCTGCCTGAGTTAACATCAATTGAAATAAGTGCTTCTGTTGGGTTTATTACTATATACCCACCAGAAGGTAACGCAAAAACTGGTTGATATAGCTTTGCTAGCTGTTCCTCAACAACAAATTTTGTAAAAATTGGTATTTTATTTCTGTATTCTTTGAGCTTACCGAGATCTGTAGGTAATATATCCCTCATGAATTTCACAGCATTTTGATATGACTCATTACCTTGTATGATTAACTCTTTAACAGTATGATCACACATATCACGTATGACCTTTTGAATTAACCCATCTTCTTCATGTATAAAACAAGGGGCTATAGATTTAAGGGTACTCTCTCTAATTGTATTCCATAATCTTACTAAATAATCATAATCTCTTTTTATGTCTAAAGTAGTACAGCCAGCACCAGCAGTACGAATTATGATACTTGATGCAGTACTGCTATTGCCTGAAGTTATTTTACTAACTATATTCTTAAGCCTTTTTCGTTCATCAGCATTGGATATCTTACGTGATACACCATTCTGCAAGGGAGTATTAGGCATTAAAACACAATATTTCCCAGCAAGAGACATAAACGTCGTAAACGACGCCCCTTTATTACCTCTTTCCTCCTTAGTAACTTGTACAAGCAGAACCTGACCTTTCTTTATTACTTCTTGAATTTTATATTGCTTTTGTTTATTAGCTTCCTCTTTATCACTTTTTTCTACACTTATTGTTTCAATGTCATTATCCAAAACATCTAAATTAAATTCTACCTGAATTTTTTCGTCCACTAATCTTTCTATAGCATTTAAATCAATTTCTTCACTGTCTATTATTGGATTATAATCTCTCTTTGTTTCAGATTCTACAAGATCATCTTGGGTAATATCTGAAAGAGAAATTTCTTGTAGCTTATTTATAGAAGGCAAAGATTTAAGATCAGATGCTGGTATATTATAATAATATGGGCTAATTTCAGTGAAAGGTAGAAACCCACTCTTGTCCGGACCGTAGTCAATAAAGGCCGCCTGCAAAGCAGGCTCAACCCTTATAACTCTTGCAAGATATATATTACCCTTGTTTTGTTGTTTTGTCGCAGTTTCATATTCAATATCTTCAATATTGTTATTCTGATTTAGTAATACTACCCTTGTTTCATTAGGAAAGTTAGCATCAACTATAATTTTCTTACTCATTAATTTTTTACTCGCAAATTTCCAGGTAATATTGCTAGGATATGTAAACTTAGCAATATTAAAAAATA comes from Candidatus Tisiphia endosymbiont of Nemotelus nigrinus and encodes:
- a CDS encoding ribonuclease E/G; the protein is MSKKIIVDANFPNETRVVLLNQNNNIEDIEYETATKQQNKGNIYLARVIRVEPALQAAFIDYGPDKSGFLPFTEISPYYYNIPASDLKSLPSINKLQEISLSDITQDDLVESETKRDYNPIIDSEEIDLNAIERLVDEKIQVEFNLDVLDNDIETISVEKSDKEEANKQKQYKIQEVIKKGQVLLVQVTKEERGNKGASFTTFMSLAGKYCVLMPNTPLQNGVSRKISNADERKRLKNIVSKITSGNSSTASSIIIRTAGAGCTTLDIKRDYDYLVRLWNTIRESTLKSIAPCFIHEEDGLIQKVIRDMCDHTVKELIIQGNESYQNAVKFMRDILPTDLGKLKEYRNKIPIFTKFVVEEQLAKLYQPVFALPSGGYIVINPTEALISIDVNSGRAIAERNIEETALKTNLEAAREIARQIKLRDLSGLVVIDFIDMYDTRNRRIIERSFKEFLSRDRARIQTANISQFGLLEMSRQRLRPSFLESNSSICSYCNGKGLVRADESNAMLILRTVENEIFNENIDLVNIFANIHSVIYLLNNKRSEIALIEEKYNLKLNFHVDSSATSDNYSIEKIKLPKKSSHAGTASKPLIQNQSSNYQEEKISKEPPTNLNTNRKKQKWKTSDKLETSSELNKNITVKIDKGEVVVSQQVNNVVLDNKVVDNELDNGTNGIDTIKSNRKYLDKKSNYTRPARRRNYNKNKVDENDRGQSQEGTKQEGANS